TTAATAAAAATGTACTCGACTATTCATTACCAATACCAAATAATTTGATGATGTTTCATGATTGGTGGTTTGGTATTATGATCGAGTTAAGTTTTAATGTATATTTTGAAAAGCAGCCATTACTTTTATACCGTAGGCATATGTCAACTTCATCTCAAACCGGCAATGCTTCTAACCGTAATTTATATCAAAAATTGCATTCCAGGCTTCAATTAGTTATTTATGCATTTTTACATTATTTCAAGAGGAATTAATGTTATTTAAAATTTTATGGATTATCAGAGGATTAATATATAAGCCTTTTTTAGGTGAGTTTAAGTTACCTTCTTATATTGGAAAGCCTATTTTTATAAGCCATTTTAGTCGTATATTTATAGCTAAAAGAGTCAGGATATTTCCTGGCGCTCGAATAGAGCCTGTTGATAATGAATCCTCAATTGTTTTTGAAGAAAATATTTCTATTGGTCAAAATTTCCATATAACTTCTAAAGGAAAATTAACAATTGGGGAAAATACAACTATTTTAGAAAATGTTATGATTACTAATATAGATCATGATTATACTGAAATAGGTGTACATATTCTAAAGCAAAAGTATATTACTAAGCAGACTTCAATAGGTCCTAATTGTTTTATAGGATATGGTGCTGTGATACAAGCTGGTACAATTTTAGGTACGCAATGTATAGTAGGTGCGAACTCGGTGGTTAGAGGAACTTACCCTGACTATTGCGTTATAGTCGGTGTCCCAGCAAAAATTATTAAACGTTATGATCCAATTGATATGATTTGGAAAAAAACAGACACTGTTGGAAATTTTATTTAGGATTTAAAAATGACTAAGAATGTATTAATCACAGGTGGTGCAGGCTTTATTGGCTCAAATTTGGCGCTGGATTTAATAGATAAAGGCTGTAATGTCACAGTACTTGATAATTTATCACCGCAGATACATGGAGAAAATCCTGAATTATCACCTTTGTATTGTTCAATAAAAGGTAAAGTTCGATTTATTCAAGGTACTGTGGAATCTCGTGACGACTGGCTAGAAGCATTGAAAGATATTGATACTGTTGTTCATTTAGCGGCAGAGACCGGAACTGGACAGTCGATGTACCAAATAAAAAAATATTCAGATATCAATATTGGTGGTAGCGCGATATTTTTAGATTTACTTGCTAATGAACCACATAACATCACTAAGATGGTAATTGCCTCTTCACGATCTATTTACGGGGAAGGTAAGTATTTATGTTCAGAACACGGCATTGTGTATCCTAACGCCCGCAATGATGAAGATATGAAGCATGATGATTTTAATGTTAAGTGCCCTTTATGCTCCATTAATGTTGAATTGCTTGCTACTGATGAAGAAAGCAAAATACATCCTTCTTCTATTTATGGTGTAACGAAACAAGTTCAAGAACAAATGTTTATGATCACAGGGGAAAGTTTAGATATTCCTACCGTGTCATTAAGATTTCAAAATGTATATGGCGCTGGTCAGTCATTATCTAATCCATACACAGGTATCTTATCTATTTTTTCAACGAGAATTAAAAATGGTAATGATATCAATATATTTGAAGATGGTTTGGAAAGTCGTGATTTTGTTTATATCGATGATGTAGTCGATTCTATTGTACTCTCTATTTTCAATGAGAATGCAAATTATCAAATCTTTAATGTTGGTTCTGGGGTCTGTACAGACGTATTGAGCGTTGCAGAGACATTGAAGAGTGTTTATGAGTCTAGTTCTAATATACTGATTAGTAGCAATTATCGTGTTGGAGATATTCGACATAATTTTGCCGATCTTACTTTAATTAAATCGAAAATCGGATTTGAACCTAAAGTTGATTTTGTTAGTGGTATGCGAAAATTTACTGCTTGGGTTAATCAACAAGAAGTTCAAGCTGACTTGTATGAAAGCTCCATTGCTGAAATGAAGTCAAAAGGCTTGTATAAATAACATTTATTTTAATAAGTATGAATCGTTATGTTAAAGAATAAAAAAATACTTTTCATTGCGCCATCATTTTTTGGTTATGAAAAAGACATCACTGATGAATTGATAGCATTAGGTGTGGATGTTGACTATTTTGATGAACGGCCGTTTACATCATCGATAGCTAAAATCCTTAATAGATTAAACTTTAAAACTTTGATTAAGAGTGATATTGAAAAACACTTTACACAAATATGCTATAAAGCTACTGAAAAAAAATACGATTATTTGTTTGTGATATCTCCAGAGACTTTAGAGCAGAAATTTATAGAAAATATCCAGTCTGCTAATGAAAGTATGATTTCAATTTTATACATGTGGGATTCGTTTAAAAATAAATCCAATGCAAAAAAAGTTGTATCTTGTTTTGATAGAGTATTCTCTTTTGACCCGACTGATCGTATAAGTGGTGTCGATATAAGATTCTTGGCGCTTTTCTATAACAATAATTTTAAAAGTATAGAACGAGATAAATTAGTTACTACTCAATATGCAGTGTCTTTTATTGGCACTGTTCATAGTGATAGAGTTAAACTTGCCAAATCAATCATGAAGCAATTTAAAGATAGAGGTTTTAATACTTTTAGCTTCTTCTATTGCTCTAGTAAATTACTTTTTATATTAAAAAAAATGTTTACTCGTGAATTTGATTTTATCTCTTATAACGAAGTGTCTTTTAGTTCAATGTCAAAGTTAGAGATAAAAAATGTTTTTATTAATTCTAGCGCTGTAATTGATATTCAGCATCCTGATCAAACTGGATTAACCATGCGCTCTATAGAAATGCTTGGGTTAAATAAAAAGCTGATCATGACTAATGCGGATATAAAGAACTATGCATTTTATAGCGAAAGTAATGTTCTCGTTATTGACCGAGATGCGCCTGTTATTTCAGAAAGATTCATGTCATCTATCTACTTAAAACCTGAGCAAGAAATTTATGATAAATATTCTTTGCAAAGTTGGATCTGCACGTTATTTGATGCTGATTAAAAGGAGTTTTTTTTGCCGAAAATATGCACAACTAATTTTAGACCTGAAGCGGTATTGTTAACCGGAGTCAGTGGGTTTATTGGTTCTGTTGTAAATAAATATCTTGATTATCGCTGTTTAGTTGCTAGTCGAGAATTAGATGAAAAATCATCTAATTCTCGACAGATATTAATGTCTGATCTATTCGATTCAAAAAAAACATCAATCATTTTTGCACAGATAGAACAAGTCATACATTTAGCTGGTCTTGCTCACAATCATTTATTTACTGACGCAGATTATCAATCGGTTAATGTTGATGGAACCTTACATTTAGCCAATGAAGCCGCTAAAGCTGGCGTTAAACGTTTCGTTTTTGTCAGTTCTATTCGTGTTAATGGCACATCAACCACCAATACCCCTTTTTCTATTCTGTCTGATTTGCAACCACATAATGCGTATGCGCAATCAAAATATGATGCTGAAATTGGCTTAAAAAAAATAGCTAAAGAAACAGGCATGGAATTGGTTATTGTTCGGCCGACATTAGTCTATGGTCCTAATGCCCCTGGTAATTTTGGCACTTTAACGCGTTTGGTTAATAAAGTGCCTCTCTTACCATTTGGTCTAACTCAGAATAAGCGCGATTTTATTTCTGTACAGAACCTAGCTGATTTATTGGTGACGTGTGCGAAACATCCCAATGCAGGTGGTCATACTTTTTTAGCGTCTGAAAGTGAAACGGTGTCTATTAAAGGATTTACTAATGCCATAGCTAAAGGACTTGGTACAAACTTAATACAGTTACCGGTGCCGGTTAGCTTAATGCGTTTAGGCGCTAAGCTACTTGGTAAATCACTAATGGTTGAACAATTAGTTGGTAACCTTGAAGTGGATTCTTCTAATTTAAAAGATGTACTGGGTTGGACTCCACCTTATACAATGGAACAAACAATGGCTTCACTTTCAGAGACACTATCAGAGAGCAAACAATGATACGTATTATCGATTTCTTCGCAGCCTTTTTCGGTTTGCTTTTCTTATGGCCAGTTCTGCTTATCGTAACTATTATTGGCTTGTTTGATACCGGTTCCCCAATCTTCATTCAAGAACGAGTAGGGCGTAATAAAAAGCCGTTTAAACTTATTAAGTTTCGCACTATGTCTGTTGAAACTAAATCGGTAGCTAGCCACTTAGCAAATAATGCATCAATCACAAAGCTTGGTAATTTTTTGCGCAAGACCAAAATTGATGAGTTGCCTCAGCTCATCAACGTGGTGAAAGGTGAAATGAGCTTGGTTGGCCCTCGTCCAAACTTATTTAACCAAGACGATCTAATTAAAGAGCGTGATGCATTAGGGGTATATGATGTACTTCCCGGTGTAACAGGTTTAGCTCAAGTTCAAAATATCGATATGTCTACACCACAATTGTTAGCTAAAACTGACAAGCAGATGATTGATACGTTAACCATTAAAGATTACTTTAAATACATCATCATGACAGCGACAGGCAGTGGCTCGGGTGATGCGGTAAAATAATTTGCTTGAAACAAACTTAAAATCCCAGAAAGGTGATCTATTCACGATAACTTCTGGGATTTTTTGTATCTAATCCGTATCATTCATTTTGCTGATTTTTCTTATAAAAATATAAACGGTTTATTATGCTTAATTTAAACGTCATTTGGTCTCTATCTCGCTATAAAAAACGCCTTATCAGCTTAATTATTGATTTATTTTTTATTGCTCTCTCTTTTCTTGGTGCTTATTGGGTTCGTATTGGACAAGTTAAGGCTTTGCCTTCAGTAGAAGGTCAGTATGTTTTAGTTAGTACCGTTATTATTACCTTACTGATTTTTACAAAGTTAGGCCTATATCGAGCAGTATTAAGATACTTAGGTTTACATGTATTGGCTTTAGTCGGGTTAGGTACGGTGTTATCTGCGATTGCGATGGCTGGCTTAGCATTTTTGTTTGATGCAGACATTCCTCGCTCTGTTCCTATTATCTATGGATCTTTTTTAGCGATTAGTGTTGGCGGTAGCCGCCTTATTATTCGTAGCTTAGTTGCACAATCATCAAATAAATCGGGTAATCCAGTATTAATTTATGGAGCGGGCAGTGCTGGTCGTCAGCTAGCGTTAGCACTACGTCAATCAAGAACGCATAAAGTCGTGGGTTTTGTTGATGAAGACCCTACCTTACAAAATACCATGATGATGGGTTTGTATGTGTATACCGCGGCTTGTGCAGAAAAAATAATAATCAACCATGGCGTAAAACAAATACTACTAGCGATACCAAGTGCGTCTCGTCGCCGTCGTAAAAAAGTGTTAGATACCATTTCATTATTGCCTGTTGAGATACGGACTGTTCCTGATATGTCAGATATCGTTGCAGGCAACGCGAGTATTGATGAGCTTAAAGATGTCTCTATTGATGATCTGTTAGGTCGAGATCCCGTTGCGCCACAGCAAGCTTTAATGGAGGCTAACATCAAAGATAAAGTCGTTATGGTCACTGGTGCGGGTGGTTCTATTGGCTCTGAATTGTGCCGCCAGATTGTTCGTAATAAACCTAAAGCGTTGGTGTTATTTGAGTTATCTGAATTCGCGTTGTATCAAATTGATAGAGAGCTATCTTTGCTTGTTGAGGCTGAAGGCTTAGGTATTCAAATTATTCCACTGTTAGGTTCGGTTCAACGTATTAACCGCTTATCTAAAGTGATGGGAAGCTTTAAAGTTCAAACGGTATATCACGCAGCCGCTTATAAACACGTACCATTAGTTGAGTACAATGTCGTTGAAGGGGTTCGTAATAACGTCTTTGGTACTAACTACACAGCTCGTGCTGCGATTGAAGCAAAAGTAGAATCGTTTGTTTTAATCTCTACTGATAAAGCGGTTCGCCCTACCAATATAATGGGCACAACTAAGCGTATGGCTGAGTTAGGTCTGCAAGCGTTGGCAGAGCAGCAAAACAAGATCCGTGCAAAAGATGCAACAGCAGGGACTCGTTTTTGTATGGTGCGTTTTGGTAATGTATTAGGGTCGTCGGGTTCTGTTGTACCCGTATTTAAGCGTCAAATTGAAAACCGTGAACCTATTACCGTTACTCATGAAGAGATCACTCGTTTCTTTATGACGATTCCTGAAGCCGCGCAATTAGTGATTCAAGCGGGGGCGATGGGTAAGGGGGGTGATGTGTTTGTTCTTGATATGGGAGAGTCAGTCAAAATAGTTGATTTGGCAAAAAACTTAATTCGTCTTTCTGGTTTAGAAGTGAAAGATGAATCAAATCCATATGGTGATATTGAGATTCACTACACGGGCTTACGTCCAGGTGAAAAACTGTATGAAGAATTGCTAATCGGTGACAATGTTGGTTCAACGGCCCATGAACGTATCATGACGGCACAAGAAGATTTTTTACCATTAGATGAATACAATGCGTTGTTAGATAAATTAGATACCGTTTGTCATAATTTTGACCATGAAGGGATACGTCAGTTGCTTCTTGATGCGCCGACTGGGTTTAATCCGGTTGATGGAATAGGGGATTTGGTTTGGAAGGCTGAAGAGCAGGACGCTTTGCTTTGAGAGGTGAGGAAGAGAAAATGCAGGATTCAGGTCTCAGGTTTCAGGAAGATCAAAAGCGAGTACCCCTGAAACCTCTGCGCGCAGCGTCCTGAATCCTAGTTTTTCGTTTTTTATAACCAACGGTTCTGTCGCAAAGTTTAGGTTAAGTACAAACGTGCCGAATTCTAGACACAATTATGCAGCGATCGCATAAAAGCGCTCCCAAACGGGCAAACTTAAATCACCAACTTGCCCACGTTTAATTTGGGTCCAGACCTCTTGGCCTGACATGGTAGCTGTTGCGCCCTCTACAGACTTCCAACCCAACGCCTGATACATTTTTTGCTTGATCGGTCGGTGGCTTTGCTCAACTATATTGTTGAGGTATTTCACATCGACAATTTCTATTAAGTTCAACATAAAAACAACGCTTAACCACAAGCTGATATTCATATTGTGCAAGGCTAAAGCATTAGCCCCGCTCTTATCTATGACCACTTTATCTGGCAAACCATTAGTATTAATAGCCTTACGTAGAAAGGCTTTCGTCGCTTTTTCATCACGTTCTTTGCTCAAGTAAAAATCAACGATGTCACCAAATTTATCAACAGCTCGGTAGTAATACCACCATTCACCTTTAATTTTGATATAGGTTTCATCCATGCGCCATGATGGCGATACTTTACGTTTTAATTGACGTGCGTTCTGCTCTAGCATAGGTGCAAAAGTAATAACCCAGCGGTTTACAGTGGAATGGTCAATAGTACTGCCACGCTCAGTGAAAATCTCTTCAATATCACGAGTACTGAGTGTTTATATGATACGTAATAGCGTACAGCTTGAAGAATTATATCTGAAGGGTATTGGTAGCCAGAAAAGTC
The Aliivibrio salmonicida LFI1238 genome window above contains:
- a CDS encoding acyltransferase; the protein is MLFKILWIIRGLIYKPFLGEFKLPSYIGKPIFISHFSRIFIAKRVRIFPGARIEPVDNESSIVFEENISIGQNFHITSKGKLTIGENTTILENVMITNIDHDYTEIGVHILKQKYITKQTSIGPNCFIGYGAVIQAGTILGTQCIVGANSVVRGTYPDYCVIVGVPAKIIKRYDPIDMIWKKTDTVGNFI
- a CDS encoding NAD-dependent epimerase/dehydratase family protein is translated as MTKNVLITGGAGFIGSNLALDLIDKGCNVTVLDNLSPQIHGENPELSPLYCSIKGKVRFIQGTVESRDDWLEALKDIDTVVHLAAETGTGQSMYQIKKYSDINIGGSAIFLDLLANEPHNITKMVIASSRSIYGEGKYLCSEHGIVYPNARNDEDMKHDDFNVKCPLCSINVELLATDEESKIHPSSIYGVTKQVQEQMFMITGESLDIPTVSLRFQNVYGAGQSLSNPYTGILSIFSTRIKNGNDINIFEDGLESRDFVYIDDVVDSIVLSIFNENANYQIFNVGSGVCTDVLSVAETLKSVYESSSNILISSNYRVGDIRHNFADLTLIKSKIGFEPKVDFVSGMRKFTAWVNQQEVQADLYESSIAEMKSKGLYK
- a CDS encoding NAD-dependent epimerase/dehydratase family protein — encoded protein: MPKICTTNFRPEAVLLTGVSGFIGSVVNKYLDYRCLVASRELDEKSSNSRQILMSDLFDSKKTSIIFAQIEQVIHLAGLAHNHLFTDADYQSVNVDGTLHLANEAAKAGVKRFVFVSSIRVNGTSTTNTPFSILSDLQPHNAYAQSKYDAEIGLKKIAKETGMELVIVRPTLVYGPNAPGNFGTLTRLVNKVPLLPFGLTQNKRDFISVQNLADLLVTCAKHPNAGGHTFLASESETVSIKGFTNAIAKGLGTNLIQLPVPVSLMRLGAKLLGKSLMVEQLVGNLEVDSSNLKDVLGWTPPYTMEQTMASLSETLSESKQ
- a CDS encoding sugar transferase; its protein translation is MIRIIDFFAAFFGLLFLWPVLLIVTIIGLFDTGSPIFIQERVGRNKKPFKLIKFRTMSVETKSVASHLANNASITKLGNFLRKTKIDELPQLINVVKGEMSLVGPRPNLFNQDDLIKERDALGVYDVLPGVTGLAQVQNIDMSTPQLLAKTDKQMIDTLTIKDYFKYIIMTATGSGSGDAVK
- a CDS encoding polysaccharide biosynthesis protein, which codes for MLNLNVIWSLSRYKKRLISLIIDLFFIALSFLGAYWVRIGQVKALPSVEGQYVLVSTVIITLLIFTKLGLYRAVLRYLGLHVLALVGLGTVLSAIAMAGLAFLFDADIPRSVPIIYGSFLAISVGGSRLIIRSLVAQSSNKSGNPVLIYGAGSAGRQLALALRQSRTHKVVGFVDEDPTLQNTMMMGLYVYTAACAEKIIINHGVKQILLAIPSASRRRRKKVLDTISLLPVEIRTVPDMSDIVAGNASIDELKDVSIDDLLGRDPVAPQQALMEANIKDKVVMVTGAGGSIGSELCRQIVRNKPKALVLFELSEFALYQIDRELSLLVEAEGLGIQIIPLLGSVQRINRLSKVMGSFKVQTVYHAAAYKHVPLVEYNVVEGVRNNVFGTNYTARAAIEAKVESFVLISTDKAVRPTNIMGTTKRMAELGLQALAEQQNKIRAKDATAGTRFCMVRFGNVLGSSGSVVPVFKRQIENREPITVTHEEITRFFMTIPEAAQLVIQAGAMGKGGDVFVLDMGESVKIVDLAKNLIRLSGLEVKDESNPYGDIEIHYTGLRPGEKLYEELLIGDNVGSTAHERIMTAQEDFLPLDEYNALLDKLDTVCHNFDHEGIRQLLLDAPTGFNPVDGIGDLVWKAEEQDALL